A part of Chanos chanos chromosome 9, fChaCha1.1, whole genome shotgun sequence genomic DNA contains:
- the LOC115821690 gene encoding tumor necrosis factor receptor superfamily member 14-like codes for MVLFHNFQLISACGKAEYEVNGECCPMCGPGYHVNRHCSEDTSTSCIPCSPFSFIDLPNGLSYCFPCTVCDSSQGLRTKTECTLTADTICEPRVGFYCIDQHKHSCRAAAEHSKCNPGQYIRQKGAADTDTVCGDCVGETYSDGSFSSCLPHTQCESSKGVVRPGTHSSDTECEEKHTEEKI; via the exons ATGGTTCTGTTTCACAACTTTCAACTCATCAGTGCATGTGGTAAAGCTGAATATGAAGTGAATGGAGAATGTTGTCCTATGTGTGGTCCTG GATATCATGTCAACAGGCATTGCTCTGAGGATACATCCACATCCTGTATACCCTGCTCTCCATTCTCTTTCATTGATTTACCCAATGGACTAAGTTACTGTTTCCCATGTACAGTCTGTGATTCCA GTCAAGGgttaagaacaaagacagagtgtACATTGACTGCGGACACCATCTGTGAACCTCGTGTAGGATTTTACTGTAttgaccaacacaaacacagttgtagAGCAGCTGCtgaacattcaaaatgtaatcCTGGACAATACATCAGACAaaaag gagcagcagatacagacactgtgtgtggtgactgtgttggtgaaacTTACTCAGACGGCTCATTCTCATCCTGTCTGccacatacaca GTGTGAGAGTTCCAAGGGTGTTGTAAGGCCAGGAACTCATTCATCAGATACTGAATGCgaagaaaaacataca GAAGAGAAGATATGA